In the Halarchaeum grantii genome, one interval contains:
- a CDS encoding copper-translocating P-type ATPase, which produces MDDHKDTTENSPGGEDQPDTTSHQHEHGEHDEAVAESDEEGVEQELLEEEAHPAAAGEMASHEQHEHAGHEGDGHGHGSHEGHGEGHGGMHEGHEQMFRRRFFVSTLLSIPVLLYSEMLQGWLGFSVPVFPGSEWINPVFAVIVFAYGGVPFLQMALPELKDRSPGMMTLISMAITVAFVYSLASVVFPTQSAFFWELVTLIDIMLLGHWIEMRSVRRASSAVDELAKLMPDTAERITDEGETEEVPVSDLSEGDLVLVRPGASVPADGVVEEGESDVEESMITGESKPVSKEPGDEVIGGTINGDGSLRVRVAATGEETTLAGIMRLVEEAQQSKSKTQVLADRAAGWLFYVALGSAVVTAIAWTLAISFDTTVIERVVTVLVIACPHALGLAIPLVVAINTSLAARNGMLVRDRIAMEESRNLDAIIFDKTGTLTEGEHGVVDMATVDGVDEDDALALAAAVESDSEHMIARAIREAADEHGLSTPDAGDFEAIKGRGVRASVDGNEVYVGGPNLLTQLDSEIPDHLQRFADEAGENAQTVVYLVREGELIAAFAMADVIRKESFRVVDALHELGVEVAMLTGDSQDVANAVADELGIDTVFAEVLPEDKDKKVQELQDQGKLVGMVGDGVNDAPALTRADVGIAIGSGTDVAVQSADVILVQNNPMDVVRLVKLSKASYRKMQENIIWAAGYNVFAIPLAAGVLAPLGILLSPAVGALLMSLSTVIVAINAQLLRRADLSIPNLSGGTPSTEAQPAN; this is translated from the coding sequence ATGGACGACCACAAAGATACAACTGAGAATTCCCCGGGAGGAGAGGACCAGCCGGACACCACCAGTCACCAGCACGAACACGGTGAGCACGATGAAGCGGTCGCGGAATCTGACGAGGAAGGGGTAGAACAGGAGCTACTAGAGGAGGAAGCTCACCCTGCTGCGGCAGGTGAGATGGCGTCCCACGAGCAGCACGAACACGCCGGACACGAGGGCGACGGGCACGGCCACGGTTCCCACGAAGGACACGGTGAGGGCCATGGCGGGATGCACGAAGGCCACGAGCAGATGTTCCGGCGGCGTTTCTTCGTTTCGACGCTCCTGTCGATTCCCGTTCTCCTGTACAGCGAAATGCTGCAGGGGTGGCTCGGCTTCTCCGTCCCTGTATTCCCGGGGAGCGAGTGGATCAACCCTGTCTTCGCGGTCATCGTCTTCGCGTACGGTGGCGTTCCATTCCTCCAGATGGCACTCCCGGAGCTGAAAGACCGGTCGCCGGGGATGATGACGTTGATCTCGATGGCGATCACCGTCGCGTTCGTCTACAGCCTCGCAAGCGTAGTTTTCCCCACACAGTCGGCGTTCTTCTGGGAGCTCGTCACGCTGATCGACATCATGCTCTTGGGGCACTGGATCGAGATGCGGTCGGTCCGCCGTGCCTCGAGCGCCGTCGACGAACTGGCGAAGCTGATGCCCGACACCGCCGAGCGCATCACTGACGAGGGAGAGACCGAGGAAGTCCCCGTCAGTGACCTCTCCGAGGGTGACCTCGTGCTCGTCCGGCCGGGTGCAAGTGTCCCTGCGGACGGTGTCGTTGAGGAAGGAGAGTCGGACGTCGAGGAGTCGATGATCACCGGTGAGTCGAAACCGGTTTCGAAGGAGCCCGGTGACGAGGTTATCGGCGGGACGATCAACGGCGACGGCAGTCTCCGCGTCCGCGTCGCTGCAACGGGCGAAGAGACGACGCTCGCCGGCATCATGCGCCTCGTTGAGGAGGCCCAGCAGAGCAAGTCCAAGACGCAAGTGTTGGCCGACCGCGCGGCCGGCTGGCTGTTCTACGTCGCGCTCGGTTCCGCAGTCGTGACCGCAATCGCGTGGACGCTCGCGATCTCGTTCGACACGACGGTCATCGAGCGCGTCGTCACGGTGCTCGTCATCGCCTGCCCGCACGCCCTTGGGCTCGCCATCCCGCTGGTCGTCGCCATCAACACGTCACTCGCGGCTCGCAACGGGATGCTCGTTCGCGACCGCATCGCAATGGAAGAGTCGAGGAATCTGGACGCAATCATCTTCGACAAGACGGGGACGCTCACCGAAGGCGAACACGGCGTTGTCGACATGGCGACCGTCGACGGCGTCGACGAGGACGACGCGCTCGCCCTAGCGGCGGCCGTCGAAAGCGACTCCGAGCACATGATCGCGCGGGCCATCCGCGAGGCCGCCGATGAGCATGGTCTCAGTACACCTGACGCGGGCGACTTCGAGGCAATCAAAGGTCGAGGCGTCCGAGCGAGCGTTGACGGAAACGAAGTGTACGTTGGCGGGCCGAATCTGTTGACCCAACTCGATAGCGAGATCCCCGACCATCTCCAGCGGTTCGCTGACGAGGCCGGTGAGAACGCCCAGACCGTGGTGTATCTCGTTCGTGAGGGAGAGTTGATCGCCGCGTTCGCGATGGCCGACGTGATCCGCAAGGAGAGTTTCCGCGTCGTCGACGCCCTCCACGAACTCGGTGTCGAGGTGGCGATGCTGACCGGCGACTCTCAGGATGTCGCTAATGCGGTTGCTGACGAGCTAGGTATCGATACGGTATTCGCGGAGGTCCTCCCCGAAGACAAGGACAAGAAAGTTCAGGAGCTCCAAGACCAGGGCAAGCTCGTGGGGATGGTCGGCGACGGCGTGAACGACGCGCCGGCGCTGACGCGTGCCGATGTCGGCATCGCAATCGGGAGCGGCACTGACGTCGCCGTCCAATCGGCCGACGTTATCCTCGTCCAGAACAACCCGATGGACGTGGTACGGCTGGTGAAGCTCAGCAAGGCGAGCTACCGGAAGATGCAAGAGAACATCATCTGGGCGGCCGGCTACAACGTCTTCGCCATTCCGCTTGCAGCAGGCGTATTGGCTCCGCTCGGTATTCTGCTGTCCCCCGCCGTGGGTGCGCTCTTGATGTCGCTGAGTACAGTAATTGTCGCGATCAACGCACAGCTGCTCCGCCGCGCCGATCTGTCTATCCCCAATCTTTCAGGCGGGACACCATCTACGGAGGCACAACCCGCTAACTGA
- a CDS encoding nucleotidyltransferase domain-containing protein: MSSMTADEALPDGVHEEAASAFVERARSGYGDDLAELYVFGSTVRGEASGRSSDVDVLVVLRDDVNHDAVADSLRDIAYDVMLEYGPLVELHILSESTFERYREEGNPFVRTVVDEGRAYA; encoded by the coding sequence ATGAGCAGTATGACCGCGGACGAAGCGCTCCCGGACGGCGTCCACGAGGAGGCAGCGTCGGCGTTCGTCGAGCGTGCGCGGTCCGGCTACGGCGACGACCTCGCCGAGCTGTACGTCTTCGGGTCGACTGTTCGTGGCGAGGCGAGCGGCCGGTCGAGTGACGTCGACGTCCTCGTCGTTCTACGCGACGATGTGAATCACGACGCCGTCGCCGACTCCCTCCGAGATATCGCGTACGACGTAATGCTCGAGTACGGCCCGCTCGTCGAGCTCCACATTCTCTCCGAGTCGACGTTCGAGCGCTATCGTGAGGAGGGGAACCCGTTCGTTCGGACCGTCGTCGACGAGGGGCGTGCGTATGCCTGA
- a CDS encoding heavy-metal-associated domain-containing protein, with protein MTTTITVEGMSCGHCEQTVEEALEEVTGVTSVTVDRESEQASVDGEAEVTALVAAVEDAGYTAHA; from the coding sequence CGACCATCACCGTGGAAGGAATGTCGTGCGGTCACTGTGAGCAGACGGTCGAAGAGGCCCTTGAAGAGGTCACTGGCGTGACTTCCGTGACCGTCGACAGGGAGAGTGAACAGGCAAGTGTCGACGGTGAGGCAGAGGTCACGGCCCTCGTGGCGGCCGTCGAAGACGCGGGATACACCGCTCACGCCTGA